Proteins found in one Serinicoccus marinus DSM 15273 genomic segment:
- a CDS encoding DUF4282 domain-containing protein, translated as MTSQQPDGTPDQPQRPNTAAGLSALFDFNFDTFVTPVIVKIVYMIVTVLVVILTVGIAITGISSMFQGGAGIILGLLLIIASPIIGLVYLAFARMSLELYYAVIRLSEDVHHRGRL; from the coding sequence ATGACCTCCCAGCAGCCGGACGGCACCCCGGACCAGCCCCAGCGCCCGAACACCGCAGCGGGTCTCAGCGCCCTCTTCGACTTCAACTTCGACACCTTCGTCACACCGGTCATCGTCAAGATCGTCTACATGATCGTGACCGTCCTCGTGGTGATCCTCACGGTCGGCATCGCCATCACCGGGATCAGCTCGATGTTCCAGGGCGGCGCCGGGATCATCCTCGGCCTGCTCCTCATCATCGCCTCGCCGATCATCGGCCTGGTCTACCTCGCCTTCGCCCGGATGAGCCTGGAGCTCTACTACGCGGTCATCCGGCTCTCCGAGGACGTGCACCACCGCGGTCGCCTCTGA
- the miaA gene encoding tRNA (adenosine(37)-N6)-dimethylallyltransferase MiaA, producing MPDQPADRDPDAPPVVAVVGPTATGKSDLGVRLALALDGEVVSADASQLYREMDLGTAKLTLPERQGVPHHQLDVLDAREEASVAAYQQAARADLAAIRARGRVPVVVGGSGLYVRALLDRLEIPPTDPRVRAAWEGELEARGAEALHALLAGRDPAAAARIEPRNGRRVVRALEVIELTGRPFSATLPTRELVEPTVILGLRADRDVLDARIARRAARMWEDGLLKEVRGLEREGLREGRTASRAVGYAQALRQLDGELGEAEAVEDTAAATRRLARRQQSWFGPDPRVTWLEHDAPDLLDRALAVVAAG from the coding sequence ATGCCGGACCAGCCCGCCGACCGGGACCCCGACGCGCCGCCCGTGGTGGCGGTGGTGGGTCCGACGGCGACCGGGAAGTCGGACCTGGGGGTGCGGCTGGCGCTCGCGCTGGACGGCGAGGTCGTCTCGGCCGACGCCTCGCAGCTCTACCGGGAGATGGACCTCGGCACCGCCAAGCTCACGCTGCCCGAGCGGCAGGGGGTGCCGCACCACCAGCTCGACGTGCTCGACGCGCGCGAGGAGGCGAGCGTGGCGGCATACCAGCAGGCGGCCCGCGCCGACCTGGCCGCGATCCGGGCGCGCGGGCGGGTGCCCGTGGTCGTCGGCGGGTCCGGGCTCTACGTGCGGGCGCTGCTGGACCGGCTCGAGATCCCCCCGACCGATCCGCGCGTCCGGGCGGCCTGGGAGGGCGAGCTGGAGGCGAGGGGCGCCGAGGCGCTGCACGCGCTGCTGGCCGGGCGCGACCCGGCGGCGGCCGCACGGATCGAGCCGCGCAACGGCCGGCGGGTGGTGCGGGCGCTGGAGGTGATCGAGCTCACCGGGCGACCGTTCAGCGCCACCCTGCCGACGCGCGAGCTGGTCGAGCCGACGGTGATTCTCGGGCTGCGGGCGGACCGGGACGTCCTGGACGCGAGGATCGCGCGCCGCGCGGCGCGGATGTGGGAGGACGGGCTGCTCAAGGAGGTGCGCGGTCTCGAGCGGGAGGGGCTGCGGGAGGGGCGGACCGCCTCGCGGGCGGTGGGGTATGCCCAGGCGCTGCGCCAGCTCGACGGCGAGCTCGGAGAGGCCGAGGCGGTCGAGGACACCGCGGCCGCGACCCGCCGGCTGGCCCGCCGGCAGCAGTCGTGGTTCGGCCCCGACCCGAGGGTGACGTGGCTCGAGCACGACGCGCCGGACCTGCTCGACCGGGCGCTCGCGGTGGTCGCCGCCGGGTGA
- a CDS encoding class I SAM-dependent methyltransferase, whose amino-acid sequence MPTDHYFSAQPASDDGLRHVRTRLAGRDVEVVTAAGIFSPDGIDKGTRVLLDQAPAPPAAGTFLDLGCGWGPLALTLALESPDARVHAVDVNERALDLARRNAASLDCGEVRVDRPDDVDPQTRLDLIWSNPPIRVGKQALHELLLTWLPRLAEHDDAAAYLVVQKNLGADSLQTWLQTSLPPAMGPVQVTREASSKGFRVLRVARA is encoded by the coding sequence ATGCCGACCGACCACTACTTCTCCGCCCAGCCGGCCTCCGACGACGGCCTGCGGCACGTGCGGACCCGCCTGGCGGGCCGCGATGTCGAGGTGGTGACGGCCGCCGGCATCTTCTCCCCCGACGGGATCGACAAGGGCACCCGCGTGCTGCTCGACCAGGCGCCCGCCCCGCCGGCCGCCGGCACCTTCCTCGACCTCGGCTGCGGCTGGGGGCCGCTCGCCCTCACCCTGGCGCTGGAGTCGCCCGACGCCCGGGTGCACGCCGTGGACGTCAATGAGCGGGCCCTCGACCTCGCCCGGCGTAACGCCGCCTCCCTCGACTGCGGCGAGGTCCGGGTCGACCGCCCCGACGACGTCGACCCGCAGACCCGCCTCGACCTCATCTGGTCCAACCCCCCGATCCGGGTCGGCAAGCAGGCGCTGCACGAGTTGCTGCTCACCTGGCTGCCCCGGCTCGCCGAGCACGACGACGCGGCGGCCTACCTCGTCGTCCAGAAGAACCTCGGCGCCGACTCGCTGCAGACCTGGCTGCAGACCAGCCTCCCTCCGGCGATGGGCCCGGTGCAGGTCACCCGGGAGGCGAGCAGCAAGGGCTTCCGGGTGCTGCGCGTCGCCCGCGCCTGA
- a CDS encoding SDR family NAD(P)-dependent oxidoreductase, protein MPARDLSGQRVAVVGASGALGSRIAQHLADHGASLLLVGRDEQRLRDTGLDAPVVVADLVDAGAGDLVAEAAREHLGGLDGVVNAAGVAAFGALVDTPDEVIEEVFATNVIGPAFLLRRLLPLVQESQGFVVNLSAILAERPMAGMGAYSASKGALTALDRALATELRRAKVRVIDVRPPHTETGLVDRAIHGEAPKLPDGLEPDEVARRVVRAIAEDDSEVASDDFGG, encoded by the coding sequence ATGCCTGCACGTGACCTCTCCGGCCAGCGCGTCGCCGTCGTGGGTGCCAGCGGCGCCCTCGGCTCACGCATCGCCCAGCACCTCGCCGACCACGGTGCCAGCCTGCTGCTCGTGGGCCGCGACGAGCAACGGCTCCGCGACACCGGCCTGGACGCCCCCGTGGTGGTGGCCGACCTGGTGGACGCGGGCGCGGGCGACCTGGTCGCCGAGGCCGCCCGGGAGCACCTCGGTGGGCTCGACGGCGTCGTCAACGCCGCCGGCGTGGCCGCCTTCGGCGCGCTCGTCGACACCCCCGACGAGGTGATCGAGGAGGTCTTCGCCACCAACGTCATCGGCCCCGCCTTCCTGCTGCGCCGACTGCTGCCGCTGGTCCAGGAGTCGCAGGGCTTCGTCGTCAACCTCAGCGCCATCCTCGCCGAGCGGCCGATGGCCGGCATGGGCGCCTACTCCGCGAGCAAGGGCGCGCTCACCGCCCTCGACCGAGCGCTGGCGACCGAGCTGCGGCGCGCGAAGGTGCGGGTCATCGACGTGCGGCCGCCGCACACCGAGACCGGGCTGGTCGACCGCGCCATCCACGGCGAGGCACCGAAGCTTCCCGACGGGCTCGAGCCGGACGAGGTCGCCCGGCGGGTGGTGCGCGCGATCGCCGAGGACGACTCCGAGGTCGCCTCGGACGACTTCGGCGGCTGA
- a CDS encoding MGH1-like glycoside hydrolase domain-containing protein — translation MPDEWEYPWFATWDLAFHCVALAHVDPFFAKWQLLLMCREWVMHPNGQLAAYEWNFSDVNPPVHPWAAWQVYSIDGGRDRDFLQRIVLKMLLNFPWWVNRKDSEGSNVFEGGFLGMDNVGLFDRSEALPGGQRLEQADATAWMGMFCLKMLRMSAELAREDDAWDEVSTKFLVHFLAIAEALDDFGTHHTSLWDAEDEFFHDVLVADDGTAHRMPVRSMVGLLPLTGISIVPNWVATELPDLTDFFQGWTERRPELADALIHTNHRGYALRTLSLISRDQWQALLAPLLDEGEFLGPHGIRSLSAAHRDGVEVAIAGHHLSLRYVPGESDSGMFGGNSNWRGPVWLPVNALLLDALRIYGRGAGAGVEVEYPTGSGRRMGMEQVAHQVEERLVSLFRPGPDGRRPSTPRHHPTGPLWDAHPTFSEYFHGDDGRGLGASHQTGWTALVAHFICAPDGIPNR, via the coding sequence ATGCCCGACGAGTGGGAGTACCCCTGGTTCGCCACCTGGGACCTCGCCTTCCACTGCGTCGCCCTCGCCCACGTCGACCCGTTCTTCGCCAAGTGGCAGCTGCTGCTCATGTGCCGCGAGTGGGTCATGCACCCCAACGGTCAGCTGGCGGCCTACGAGTGGAACTTCTCCGACGTGAACCCGCCCGTGCACCCCTGGGCCGCGTGGCAGGTCTACAGCATCGACGGCGGGCGGGACCGCGACTTCCTGCAGCGGATCGTGCTCAAGATGCTGCTCAACTTCCCGTGGTGGGTGAACCGCAAGGACTCCGAGGGCTCCAACGTCTTCGAGGGCGGCTTCCTCGGCATGGACAACGTCGGGCTCTTCGACCGCAGCGAGGCGCTGCCGGGCGGGCAGCGGCTGGAGCAGGCCGACGCCACGGCCTGGATGGGGATGTTCTGCCTCAAGATGCTGCGGATGTCGGCCGAGTTGGCGCGCGAGGACGACGCGTGGGACGAGGTGTCCACCAAGTTCCTCGTGCACTTCCTTGCGATCGCCGAGGCGCTGGACGACTTCGGCACGCACCACACCTCGCTGTGGGACGCCGAGGACGAGTTCTTCCACGACGTGCTCGTCGCTGACGACGGCACCGCGCACCGGATGCCGGTGCGCTCGATGGTCGGGCTGCTGCCGCTCACCGGCATCTCGATCGTCCCGAACTGGGTGGCGACCGAGCTGCCGGACCTCACCGACTTCTTCCAGGGATGGACCGAACGGCGCCCCGAGCTCGCCGACGCGCTCATCCACACCAACCACCGCGGGTATGCGCTGCGCACCCTGTCGCTCATCTCCCGGGACCAGTGGCAGGCGCTGCTGGCGCCGCTGCTCGACGAGGGCGAGTTCCTCGGGCCGCACGGGATCCGCTCGCTGTCCGCGGCGCACCGCGACGGGGTCGAGGTCGCCATCGCGGGGCACCACCTGTCGCTGCGCTACGTGCCCGGCGAGTCCGACTCGGGGATGTTCGGCGGCAACTCCAACTGGCGCGGACCGGTCTGGCTGCCGGTCAACGCGCTGCTGCTGGACGCCCTGCGGATCTACGGCCGCGGTGCCGGGGCCGGGGTCGAGGTGGAGTACCCCACCGGGTCAGGGCGCCGGATGGGGATGGAGCAGGTCGCGCACCAGGTCGAGGAGCGGCTGGTCTCGCTCTTCCGCCCCGGGCCGGACGGGCGGCGGCCCAGTACGCCGCGGCACCACCCGACCGGGCCGTTGTGGGACGCCCACCCGACCTTCAGCGAGTACTTCCACGGCGACGACGGTCGCGGCCTCGGTGCCTCGCACCAGACCGGCTGGACCGCGCTCGTGGCGCACTTCATCTGCGCGCCGGACGGCATACCGAACCGCTGA